One region of Streptomyces davaonensis JCM 4913 genomic DNA includes:
- a CDS encoding lipase family protein, which translates to MQPIFVLVHSPSVGPSTWHPVAEHLTAAGYQVRVPSLLHIGAGAPPFWPRIVDAVRDDLRHVPAGSPVMLVAHSKAGLFLPTIRSGLDHPVTSSIFVDAALPARTGPTPVATPELLDFLRPMAVNGRLPRWTDWWDEAEVAPMFSDPLVRRTVVEEQPTLPLSYYEEHIPVPDGWDDHPCSYLLFGPPYDGLAAEARARGWAVAHLPGAHLHQIIDPAGTAQHLAELTTTT; encoded by the coding sequence ATGCAGCCGATCTTCGTTCTCGTGCACAGTCCGTCCGTAGGTCCCTCGACCTGGCATCCTGTGGCCGAACACTTGACGGCGGCGGGATACCAGGTGCGGGTGCCGTCCCTGCTGCACATAGGCGCCGGTGCTCCGCCCTTCTGGCCCCGCATCGTCGACGCCGTCCGCGACGACCTCCGACACGTCCCGGCCGGAAGCCCCGTCATGTTGGTGGCACACAGCAAAGCAGGCTTGTTTCTCCCGACGATCCGCTCGGGCCTCGACCATCCGGTGACCAGCTCGATCTTCGTCGACGCCGCGCTGCCGGCCCGGACCGGACCGACCCCCGTCGCCACACCCGAACTGCTCGATTTCCTACGCCCGATGGCTGTGAACGGCAGGCTGCCGCGCTGGACCGACTGGTGGGACGAGGCAGAGGTCGCACCCATGTTCTCCGATCCGCTGGTGCGGCGGACAGTCGTTGAGGAGCAGCCCACCCTGCCGCTGTCCTACTACGAGGAGCACATCCCGGTCCCCGACGGCTGGGACGACCATCCCTGCTCCTACTTGCTGTTCGGCCCTCCGTATGACGGCCTCGCCGCCGAGGCACGCGCACGCGGCTGGGCCGTGGCACACCTGCCCGGCGCGCACCTCCATCAGATCATCGATCCTGCTGGCACCGCCCAGCACCTCGCCGAACTCACCACTACGACTTGA